In a genomic window of Chrysemys picta bellii isolate R12L10 chromosome 1, ASM1138683v2, whole genome shotgun sequence:
- the COMMD6 gene encoding COMM domain-containing protein 6 isoform X1 yields the protein MAARAAVVGARSLEPLDFGSTADIIKLIPKDLFAELCERIIQHLHCQIPGVNTVELCQRFQTAGVEMKVADLAKIINVVSFLFGTAAKNNLSAEELSTGLGNAISMLPKHAVQVIRHIWNEQGKSIIMSEDARNMATVGQIIDIQWKLGMAVSSDSCRSLKYPYVTMTLKVAEPSGQIMSKSFEMTIPQFQDFFRHFKEIAAVLETV from the exons ATGGCTGCCAGAGCTGCCGTGGTGGGTGCGCGGTCCCTGGAGCCCCTTG ATTTTGGCAGTACTGCTGATATTATTAAACTAATACCTAAGGATCTATTTGCTGAGCTA tgtgaGCGAATTATTCAGCATCTTCACTGTCAGATCCCAGGTGTAAATACAGTAGAACTATGCCAG AGATTTCAAACAGCTGGAGTTGAAATGAAAGTTGCTGACCTGGCAAAGATAATTAATGTTGTTTCCTTCTTATTTGG CACAGCAGCCAAAAACAACCTGTCTGCAGAAGAACTCTCCACTGGTCTGGGTAATGCAATCAGTATGCTGCCAAAACATGCCGTTCAGGTTATTCGCCATATATGGAATGAACAGGGTAAATCTATCATTATGTCAGAAGATGCTAGAAATATGGCAACAGTGGGACAG ATTATAGATATTCAATGGAAACTGGGAATGGCAGTGAGCTCTGACAGCTGTAGGTCTCTTAAGTACCCTTACGTTACAATGACACTAAAAGTGGCAGAGCCTTCGGGCCAGATAATGAGCAAGTCTTTTGAAATGACaatcccacagttccag